From Lolium perenne isolate Kyuss_39 chromosome 5, Kyuss_2.0, whole genome shotgun sequence, a single genomic window includes:
- the LOC127303490 gene encoding F-box protein KIB4-like, whose translation MRRHQTKPAVDGLAPDMLANIHGRLTLLDRLALAAVFRGAFKPEAPCLFLPGETPETATLYSLADRGPVVVRATGLDHVVLGSSDGGGWLVTADDRARMHLVNPVTGERHALPDITTIPHLFTHGGGASFTLHLEHFACGPPYGYGYGYGYGDRRPQGRLTTRAESIREIFYHKVVLSDSSPRPTAMLITGSKFGVAAFAMGDGGAWRLAAPSPSGIEDAIYYKGQFYSITYSGDVEVWEHAADLPTRSMVAPTLLKYAERKYLVAALDGRLMVVLEKYEETMDEYRWTCSFNVHVLDAGGEEWEETDDIGDAALFVGLNSCLCVSTGEHPELSAGCVYYTEDGDRSPLKDATTPRGAVYVQSQGRHGGES comes from the coding sequence ATGCGGCGACATCAAACGAAGCCCGCCGTCGACGGCCTCGCGCCGGACATGCTAGCCAACATCCACGGCCGCCTAACcctcctcgaccgcctcgccttgGCCGCCGTGTTCCGCGGCGCGTTCAAGCCGGAGGCGCCGTGCCTCTTCCTGCCCGGCGAGACACCGGAGACCGCCACGCTCTACTCCCTCGCCGACCGCGGGCCCGTCGTCGTGCGCGCCACGGGCCTCGACCACGTCGTTCTCGGATCCTCCGACGGCGGCGGGTGGCTCGTCACCGCGGATGACCGGGCCCGGATGCACCTCGTCAACCCTGTCACCGGCGAGCGGCACGCCCTCCCAGACATCACCACCATCCCCCACCTCTTCACGCACGGGGGCGGCGCCAGCTTCACGCTCCACCTGGAACACTTCGCATGTGGCCCGCCCTACGGCTACGGCTACGGCTACGGCTACGGAGATCGCCGGCCGCAGGGCAGGTTGACGACGCGGGCCGAGTCGATACGTGAAATCTTCTACCACAAGGTCGTCCTCTCCGACTCCTCACCGCGCCCCACCGCCATGCTCATCACGGGCTCCAAGTTCGGCGTCGCAGCGTTCGCCATGGGTGATGGCGGCGCGTGGAGGCTGGCGGCGCCCTCGCCCAGCGGCATCGAGGACGCCATCTACTACAAGGGCCAGTTCTACTCCATCACCTACTCGGGCGACGTGGAGGTATGGGAGCATGCCGCGGATCTTCCCACGAGGTCGATGGTCGCGCCAACGCTGTTGAAATATGCAGAGCGCAAGTACCTCGTGGCGGCGCTGGACGGGCGGCTGATGGTCGTGCTCGAGAAGTACGAGGAGACCATGGACGAATACCGGTGGACGTGTTCCTTCAACGTGCACGTGCTCGACGCCGGTGGCGAGGAGTGGGAGGAGACGGACGACATCGGCGACGCCGCGCTGTTCGTCGGCCTGAACAGCTGTCTGTGCGTGTCAACGGGAGAACACCCGGAGCTCAGCGCCGGCTGCGTCTACTACACAGAGGACGGCGACCGGAGTCCGCTCAAGGACGCAACCACGCCGCGAGGGGCTGTTTATGTTCAGTCTCAAGGACGGCACGGTGGAGAAAGTTGA